The Tenebrio molitor chromosome 3, icTenMoli1.1, whole genome shotgun sequence genome contains a region encoding:
- the Cpr gene encoding NADPH--cytochrome P450 reductase, with amino-acid sequence MMNTLSEFFTSLSVFFVSILNMDEAEASIGTQQIPEASEALFSTVDIILLTILIGGIAWWFLNKQKKKDVTTSTRSYSIQPTSMSLQTSSDNSFIKKLKTSGRSLVVFYGSQTGTGEEFAGRLAKEGVRYHLKGMVADPEECDMEELVNLKSIPTSLAVFCLATYGEGDPTDNAMEFYEWLQNGDADLSGLNYAVFGLGNKTYEHYNQVAIYVDKRLEELGATRVFDLGLGDDDANIEDDFITWKDKFWPAVCEHFGIESTGEDISIRQYRLQEYKDETPEKLYTGEMARLHSLKNQRPPFDAKNPFLSKIRVNRELHKGNERSCMHIEFDIEGSKMRYDAGDHLAVYPVNDSELVEKIGKHTGKDLETIFTLINTDEESSKKHPFPCPTTYRTALTHYLDITMNPRTHVLKELSEYCSDPAEKEKLRLMSSTSPEGKALYQQWIISNNRNIVHILEDMPSCKPSLDHLCELLPRLQPRYYSISSSPKLYPNTVHITAVVVEYDTPTGRHNKGVATTWLAVKKPVAGQELPTAPIFIRKSQFRLPTKPQTPIIMVGPGTGLAPFRGFIQERNQAKEDGQAVGETVLYFGCRKKTEDFIYEEELLNYEKSGLLTLHLAFSRDQAHKIYVSHLLEQNADEIWRIIVENNGHLYICGDAKSMAPDVRNIVMKVMQDKGQMNEQQASAYLKKMETQKRYSADVWS; translated from the exons ATTTTGAACATGGACGAAGCAGAAGCAAGTATCGGCACTCAACAAATTCCCGAAGCCTCAGAAGCTCTCTTCAGTACTGTTGACATAATTCTGCTGACAATACTGATCGGTGGAATAGCATGGTGGTTTTtgaacaaacaaaagaaaaaggaTGTGACCACATCGACGCGTTCCTATTCGATACA ACCTACATCGATGAGTCTTCAGACCAGTTCCGACAactcttttattaaaaaacttaaGACTTCGGGGAGAAGCTTAGTGGTATTTTACGGCAGCCAAACCGGAACTGGGGAAGAATTCGCGGGACGATTGGCGAAAGAAGGCGTGCGTTATCACTTGAAAGGTATGGTTGCTGATCCAGAGGAGTGCGACATGGAGGAACTGGTCAATTTGAAATCGATTCCAACTTCTTTGGCCGTTTTCTGTTTGGCTACGTACGGCGAAGGAGACCCAACCGACAACGCGATGGAGTTTTACGAGTGGTTACAGAATGGCGACGCGGATTTATCAGGCTTGAATTATGCT GTTTTTGGCTTGGGGAATAAAACGTACGAACATTACAATCAAGTTGCCATTTACGTTGATAAACGCTTAGAGGAATTGGGTGCCACACGTGTTTTTGATCTTGGTCTAGGCGATGACGATGCCAA CATCGAGGACGACTTCATCACATGGAAAGACAAGTTTTGGCCGGCGGTTTGCGAGCATTTCGGTATCGAGTCCACTGGAGAAGACATTAGCATACGTCAGTATCGTCTCCAAGAATATAAAGATGAAACTCCCGAGAAGCTTTACACTGGTGAAATGGCTAGGTTACATTCGCTTAAAAATCAAAGACCTCCGTTTGACGCCAAAAATCCCTTCTTGTCTAAAATTCGAGTTAATCGTGAACTCCACAAAGGCAACGAAAGGTCTTGCATGCACATTGAATTTGACATTGAAGGTTCCAAAATGCGATACGATGCCGGCGACCATTTGGCCGTTTATCCCGTTAATGATTCAGAATTAGTCGAGAAAATCGGGAAACACACCGGTAAGGACTTGGAAACGATCTTCACTTTGATCAACACTGATGAAGAATCCAGTAAGAAACATCCATTCCCTTGTCCTACTACGTACAGAACAGCATTGACACATTACCTTGATATAACAATGAATCCTAGAACTCACGTTCTTAAAGAATTGTCCGAATACTGTAGCGACCcagcagaaaaagaaaaactcaGACTCATGTCGAGCACGTCTCCTGAAGGAAAAGCTCTCTATCAGCAATGGATCATTTCTAACAATCGGAACATCGTCCATATACTAGAGGACATGCCATCTTGTAAACCTTCACTGGATCATTTATGCGAACTTTTGCCTCGTTTGCAGCCCCGTTATTATTCCATCTCGTCATCTCCTAAACTTTATCCCAACACTGTTCACATCACTGCTGTCGTTGTTGAATATGACACTCCAACAGGCCGTCACAATAAAGGCGTTGCTACCACTTGGTTAGCAGTGAAAAAACCCGTCGCCGGTCAAGAACTACCGACCGCGCCCATTTTCATACGTAAGTCCCAGTTCAGATTACCTACAAAACCTCAAACTCCCATCATCATGGTGGGTCCCGGAACTGGTCTGGCACCGTTCCGTGGCTTCATACAAGAGAGAAACCAAGCGAAAGAAGACGGACAAGCAGTGGGTGAAACAGTTCTTTACTTTGGTTGTCGTAAGAAAACCGAAGATTTTATCTACGAAGAAGAACTCCTCAATTATGAAAAGAGTGGACTTTTGACACTTCACTTGGCATTTTCTCGAGATCAGGCGCACAAAATCTATGTATCACATTTACTGGAACAGAACGCCGACGAAATATGGCGAattattgtggaaaataacGGACATTTGTATATTTGCGG GGACGCAAAATCCATGGCACCAGATGTGCGAAATATCGTCATGAAAGTAATGCAAGATAAAGGACAAATGAACGAACAACAAGCTTCagcctatttgaaaaaaatggaaacgCAAAAACGCTACTCTGCCGACGTGTGGAGTTAA